Sequence from the Deltaproteobacteria bacterium genome:
AATCGGAGTGATTCAAAAAAGGGAGCGTGATGTTGTAGACGGAAGAGCTTTGCAGAGGTGAAGGGAGCTGACTAAAGCGGGGCGGGCACGTCTTATCTTTTTTTGATGAAATGGAGACGGCATACATGCCTTCGGGAATGGGCGTCTTTGCAAGTTTTCTCATGAAAGGTGAGGCGGGTAGCATTTGGCGCAAACCTTTTGACAAAAGCCCCACAAGAAAAAGACTGCTCACAACAACCCAAGGACTTCCGCGGTGGGGCGTTGCAAGCGTGATAAGCGTATGAACCCGTTTGGCTCCGCCCAGATAACTCACATAATAACGCCCGATGAGCCCTCCTTTTGAATAGCCGATGATGGTAAAGCGGGGGAGGTTGTGGCGTGCGCACAGAGTTTCAATTTTTTGGGCCACCTTTTTCGCCACTTCATCAATCGGAGCCGTGT
This genomic interval carries:
- a CDS encoding permease; the protein is MWLELRLKRLKAKWQHLEDYFRSLPQSNDIERVTDFAQCKHPVLILYGFGATRRSVSILESRLRKDGFGVFSVKLGGLMDLFNTAPIDEVAKKVAQKIETLCARHNLPRFTIIGYSKGGLIGRYYVSYLGGAKRVHTLITLATPHRGSPWVVVSSLFLVGLLSKGLRQMLPASPFMRKLAKTPIPEGMYAVSISSKKDKTCPPRFSQLPSPLQSSSVYNITLPFLNHSDFVIKPSAYSEIYKHIMAGLQHAENV